One genomic segment of Tripterygium wilfordii isolate XIE 37 chromosome 9, ASM1340144v1, whole genome shotgun sequence includes these proteins:
- the LOC120005244 gene encoding 2Fe-2S ferredoxin-like, with protein MLISRLSRVGFPIIRALSRGISTHVYRTGYTESSCCRRNRYELQPETWWFHGAIFQRNRRCFTSAANADSADKGEQQEISVTFVDKDGEENHIKVPVGMSMLEAAHENDIELEGACEASLACSTCHVIVMDMDYYNKLEDPTDEENDMLDLAFGLTETSRLGCQVIAKPELDGVRLAIPSATRNFAVDGYVPKPH; from the exons ATGCTAATTTCTAGACTTTCAAGAGTTGGATTTCCAATAATCAGAGCTCTTTCAAGAG GCATTTCTACACATGTATATAGAACAGGATATACCGAAAGCTCCTGTTGTCGGAGAAATCGG TATGAATTGCAGCCAGAAACCTGGTGGTTCCATGGTGCCATATTTCAGAGGAATCGCCGTTGTTTCACCTCAGCGGCCAATGCCGACTCTGCAGATAAAGGAGAACAGCAAGA AATATCTGTGACATTTGTCGACAAGGATGGAGAGGAAAACCACATTAAGGTCCCAGTTGGAATGTCTATGTTAGAAGCTGCACATGAAAATGATATAGAGCTTGAAG GAGCATGTGAAGCGTCACTTGCCTGTTCAACATGCCATGTAATCGTTATG GACATGGACTACTACAATAAATTAGAAGACCCAACTGATGAGGAGAATGATATGTTGGATCTTGCTTTTGGGCTTACAGAAAC ATCTCGTCTGGGTTGCCAAGTGATTGCAAAACCTGAACTTGATGGGGTTCGCTTGGCCATTCCTTCCGCTACTCGAAATTTTGCTGTTGATGGGTATGTTCCAAAACCACACTAG
- the LOC120006368 gene encoding uncharacterized protein LOC120006368, whose product MEDHGSNKLNGIWQIVRLKEILQKWQSNTLGSKVEGQCSSQTHGGISRAISKRLAEVKCCDSDEESCQSPEPPPDVPKGYLAVYVGPELRRFIIPTSYLSHSLFKVLLEKAEEEFGFDHSGGLTIPCEIETFKFLLKCMENHQKDHHHVSAEDSLDTEE is encoded by the exons ATGGAAGACCATGGAAGCAACAAGTTGAATGGAATCTGGCAGATTGTTAGGCTAAAGGAAATACTCCAGAAGTGGCAATCTAATACACTTGGCTCAAAGGTAGAAGGCCAATGTTCTAGTCAAACTCATGGGGGCATTTCACGTGCAATTAGTAAGAGGCTAGCAGAAGTCAAGTGTTGCGATTCGGATGAGGAGAGCTGCCAGAGCCCTGAACCACCGCCTGATGTCCCCAAAGGATATTTGGCGGTTTATGTTGGGCCGGAGCTTCGGAGATTTATCATTCCCACCAGCTATCTGAGCCACTCTTTATTCAAGGTATTGCTGGAAAAGGCTGAAGAGGAGTTTGGGTTTGATCACAGTGGCGGGCTGACAATCCCATGCGAGATTGAGACCTTTAAGTTTCTTCTGAAGTGCATGGAGAACCATCAGAAGGATCACCATCATGTCTCAG CTGAAGATTCATTAGACACTGAAGAGTAA
- the LOC120005735 gene encoding sucrose synthase: MATERVLTRTHSIRERLDETLTAHRNEIVALLARIEAKGKGILQSHQIIAEFEAIPEENRKKLLEGAFAEVLKAAQEAIVVTPWIALALRTRPGVWEYLRVNVHALVVEELRVAEYLHFKEELVSGTTNGNFVLELDFEPFNASFPRSTLSKSIGNGVEFLNRHLSAQLFHGKESMQPVLDFLRVHSHKGKTMLLNDRIQNLNTLQHVLRKAEEYLQTVAPETPYSVFEHKFQEIGLERGWGDTAEHVFEMIQLLLDLLEAPDPCTLEKFLGRIPMVFNVVILSPHGYFAQDNVLGYPDTGGQVVYILDQVRALEEEMLNRIKQQGLDIKPRILIITRLLPDAVGTTCGQRLERVYNSEYSDILRVPFRTEKGIVRKWISRFEVWPYLETFTEDVATEIGKELQGKPDLIIGNYSDGNIVASLLAHKLGVTECTIAHALEKTKYPESDIYWKKLDEKYHFACQFTADLIAMNHTDFIITSTYQEIAGSKDTVGQYESHTAFTLPGLYRVVHGIDVFDPKFNIVSPGADMGIYFPYTEEKRRLKHFHADIEELLFSPVENEEHFSVLKDRNKPILFTMARLDKVKNLTGLVEWYAKNPRLRELVNLVVVGGDRRKESKDIEEQSEMKTMYSLIENYHLNGQFRWISSQMNRVRNGELYRYIADTKGAFVQPALYEAFGLTVVEAMTCGLPTFATLHGGPAEIIVHGKSGFHIDPYHGEQAAQTLVDFFEKSKVDPTYWDKISKGGLQRILEKYTWQIYSQRLLNLTGVYGFWKHVSHLDRLESRRYLEMFYALKYRKLAESVPLAVEE, from the exons ATGGCTACTGAACGAGTTCTCACTCGCACTCACAGCATCCGTGAGCGTCTCGATGAGACTCTCACTGCTCATCGCAATGAAATCGTTGCCTTACTTGCTAG GATCGAAGCGAAGGGGAAAGGAATACTTCAAAGTCATCAAATTATTGCTGAATTTGAAGCAATTCCTGAAGAGAATAGAAAGAAACTTCTAGAGGGAGCATTCGCTGAAGTTCTGAAAGCTGCACAG GAAGCTATTGTTGTTACTCCATGGATCGCTCTTGCTTTGCGAACAAGGCCTGGTGTGTGGGAGTATCTACGTGTGAATGTACACGCACTTGTTGTTGAGGAGTTGCGTGTCGCTGAGTATTTGCACTTCAAGGAGGAACTTGTTAGTGGAAC AACTAATGGAAACTTTGTGCTGGAGTTGGATTTTGAGCCATTCAATGCATCATTCCCTCGATCAACTCTGTCGAAGTCGATTGGCAATGGTGTCGAGTTCCTTAACCGTCACCTTTCGGCTCAATTGTTCCACGGCAAAGAGAGTATGCAGCCTGTGCTTGATTTTCTCCGAGTTCACAGTCACAAAGGAAAG ACGATGCTGCTGAATGACAGAATTCAAAACCTGAATACTCTGCAACATGTTCTGAGGAAGGCAGAGGAGTATCTGCAAACTGTAGCTCCTGAAACACCATATTCTGTTTTTGAGCACAAGTTTCAGGAGATTGGATTGGAGAGAGGGTGGGGTGACACCGCAGAGCACGTGTTCGAGATGATTCAACTGCTTTTGGATCTTCTTGAGGCACCTGATCCTTGCACTCTAGAGAAATTCCTTGGCAGAATTCCTATGGTGTTCAATGTCGTCATTCTTTCTCCTCATGGTTACTTTGCCCAAGACAATGTTTTGGGGTACCCTGACACCGGTGGTCAG GTTGTGTATATATTGGATCAAGTTCGTGCATTGGAGGAGGAGATGCTCAATCGGATTAAGCAACAGGGGCTCGACATCAAGCCCCGTATTCTCATT ATCACTCGTCTACTGCCCGATGCTGTTGGCACCACATGTGGTCAGCGTCTAGAGCGAGTATACAATTCAGAATATTCTGATATCCTTAGGGTTCCTTTTAGAACTGAGAAAGGCATTGTCCGCAAATGGATCTCCCGCTTCGAAGTCTGGCCTTATCTGGAGACTTTCACCGAG GATGTTGCCACTGAAATTGGAAAAGAGCTGCAGGGCAAGCCTGATCTGATCATTGGAAATTACAGTGATGGCAACATTGTTGCCTCTCTGTTAGCACACAAATTGGGTGTTACTGAG TGTACCATTGCTCATGCTTTGGAGAAGACAAAGTATCCGGAATCTGATATTTACTGGAAAAAATTGGATGAGAAATACCACTTTGCATGCCAATTCACTGCCGATCTTATAGCTATGAACCACACTGATTTCATCATCACCAGTACATACCAAGAAATTGCTGGAAG CAAGGACACTGTTGGTCAATATGAGAGTCACACTGCTTTCACTCTACCTGGTCTCTACCGTGTTGTTCACGGTATCGATGTCTTTGATCCGAAATTCAACATTGTTTCCCCTGGTGCTGACATGGGCATATACTTCCCTTACACGGAGGAGAAGCGTAGGCTGAAACATTTCCATGCTGACATTGAGGAGCTGCTTTTCAGCCCTGTTGAGAATGAAGAGCACTT TTCTGTGTTGAAGGACCGCAACAAGCCAATCCTCTTCACAATGGCGAGGCTTGACAAGGTCAAGAATTTAACTGGACTTGTCGAATGGTACGCAAAGAATCCTCGCCTAAGAGAACTGGTTAACCTTGTTGTGGTTGGTGGCGACCGAAGGAAGGAATCAAAAGACATAGAAGAGCAGTCTGAAATGAAGACAATGTACAGTCTGATTGAGAATTACCACTTGAATGGCCAGTTCCGATGGATTTCTTCCCAGATGAACCGTGTTAGGAACGGTGAACTTTACCGCTACATTGCGGACACAAAGGGAGCTTTTGTTCAGCCTGCTTTGTATGAAGCTTTTGGACTTACTGTTGTTGAAGCCATGACTTGTGGACTGCCAACGTTTGCCACTTTACATGGTGGACCTGCTGAGATTATTGTCCATGGAAAATCCGGCTTCCACATTGACCCTTACCATGGTGAACAGGCTGCTCAAACCCTTGTCGATTTCTTTGAGAAGAGCAAGGTTGATCCCACTTATTGGGACAAGATTTCCAAGGGAGGCCTTCAGAGAATCCTAGAAAA GTATACTTGGCAAATCTATTCTCAGAGGCTATTGAACCTGACTGGAGTTTATGGGTTCTGGAAACATGTTTCACACCTTGATCGCCTTGAAAGCCGTCGCTACCTTGAAATGTTTTATGCTCTCAAGTACCGCAAGCTG GCTGAATCTGTTCCTCTGGCTGTTGAGGAGTAA
- the LOC120004856 gene encoding kinesin-like protein NACK2 encodes MVGNPATPISKMQRTLSSTPGGTKVSEEKILVTVRVRPLSRREQALYDLIAWDSPDDQTIIFKNPNQERLAAAYTFDKVFDSISSTQKVYEEGAKDVALSALMGINATIFAYGQTSSGKTFTMRGITENAIKDIYEHIQKTHEREFVLKFSALEIYNETVVDLLNRESSSLRLLDDPERGTIVEKLVEEVVKDSQHLRHLIGICEAQRQVGETSLNDKSSRSHQIIRLTIQSSLRENTGCLKSFLASLNLVDLAGSERASQTNADGTRLKEGSHINRSLLTLTTVIRKLSGGKRSSHIPYRDSKLTRILQTSLGGNARTAIICTMSPALSHVEQTKNTLSFATSAKEVTNSARVNMVVADKTLVKHLQKEVARLEAELRSPEPSSSSCLRSLLTEKDLKIQQMEKEINELKRQRDLAEAQLEQERKGYKEQKVLNQSGPSHQVVRCLSFPFEDESVLGTSTAETGQRNAVGRQVILRQSVTSADPSMLVHEIRKLEQHQRQLGEEANRALEVLHKEISSHRLGSQGAALTIAKLMSEIKDMQVVCSIPEEVVVGDKANLKEELTRLNSQESTIASLERKLDNVQKSIDVLVGSFSGSEETPEFKTQVKKKKKKILPFALSSNANMQNIIWSPCSPLPPSQNRTDNEIENRVPDNNVTASSGNTMSRPCATTPPKSDRNSVSSREGTPASQQPNSIDVKKMQRMFKNAAEENIRSIRTYVTELKERVAKLQYQKQLLVCQVLEMEANETANDEMDVSHQSSMPWHLVFEDQRKQIIMLWHLCHVSIIHRTQFYLLFRGDPADQIYMEVELRRLTWLEQHLAELGNASPALLGDDPANSVSSSIKALKQEREYLAKRVSSKLTAEEREMLYAKWEIPPVGKQRRLQLLNKLWTDPLNMQNVEESAAIVAKLVGFCESGEHVSKEMFELNFVNPCDKKTWMGWNLISNLVHYL; translated from the exons ATGGTTGGGAACCCAGCCACACCCATATCTAAGATGCAGAGGACTCTGTCATCCACTCCAGGAGGTACAAAGGTCAGTGAAGAGAAGATACTAGTCACTGTGCGTGTCAGGCCATTAAGCCGGAGAGAACAAGCATTGTATGATCTTATAGCTTGGGACTCCCCAGATGACCAAACTATTATTTTCAAGAATCCCAATCAGGAGCGCCTGGCAGCTGCATATACCTTTG ATAAAGTTTTTGACTCAATATCTTCGACTCAAAAAGTTTATGAAGAAGGGGCTAAGGATGTTGCTCTTTCGGCCCTTATGGGAATCAACG CAACAATCTTTGCATATGGACAGACTAGCAGCGGTAAGACATTTACCATGAGAGGGATCACTGAAAATGCTATAAAAGATATCTATGAGCACATTCAAAAA ACCCATGAGAGAGAATTTGTATTGAAGTTTTCTGCTTTGGAGATCTATAATGAGACTGTTGTAGACCTTTTGAATCGTGAATCTAGTTCACTCCGGCTTTTGGACGACCCTGAG AGAGGAACCATTGTGGAAAAGTTGGTTGAGGAAGTTGTCAAGGACAGCCAGCACCTCAGGCATTTAATTGGTATTTGTGAAG CTCAAAGACAAGTAGGAGAAACTTCTCTAAATGATAAAAGCTCAAGATCACATCAGATAATCCGACTG ACTATTCAGAGTAGTCTCCGGGAAAATACAGGGTGTTTGAAATCGTTTTTAGCAAGTTTG AATCTTGTGGACCTTGCTGGAAGTGAACGTGCATCTCAAACAAACGCAGATGGTACGAGATTGAAGGAAGGCAGCCATATAAATCGTAGCTTGTTAACACTTACAACAGTTATTAGAAAACTAAG TGGTGGAAAAAGGAGCAGTCACATTCCGTACAGAGATTCCAAACTTACAAGAATATTACAGACCTCACTTGGTGGTAACGCGCGAACAGCAATTATATGTACTATGAGTCCAGCATTAAGTCATGTGGAGCAAACGAAGAATACGCTGTCATTTGCAACCAGTGCAAAGGAAGTTACAAACAGTGCACGAGTGAACATG GTTGTGGCCGACAAGACTTTAGTCAAGCATTTGCAAAAGGAGGTGGCCAGACTTGAAGCAGAGCTACGAAGTCCAGAaccttcttcatcatcatgtCTAAGGTCTTTACTAACCGAAAAGGACTTGAAAATTCAGCAG ATGGAGAAGGAAATAAATGAGCTGAAGCGCCAGAGAGACCTTGCAGAAGCTCAACTTGAACAAGAAAGGAAAGGGTACAAGGAGCAGAAG GTGTTAAACCAATCAGGGCCTTCCCACCAAGTAGTTAGGTGTCTTTCTTTTCCATTCGAGGATGAATCAGTTTTGGGTACAAGTACTGCCGAAACTGGGCAAAGGAATGCTGTTGGAAGGCAGGTGATTTTGAGGCAGTCAGTTACCTCTGCAGATCCATCCATGCTTGTTCATGAAATTCGTAAGCTTGAGCAGCACCAAAGACAGCTAGGGGAGGAAGCAAACCGAGCACTTGAAGTACTTCACAAGGAGATTTCTTCTCACAGACTGGGAAGCCAAGGGGCTGCTTTAACCATAGCAAAGCTGATGTCTGAAATTAAGGACATGCAAGTGGTTTGCTCTATTCCTGAAGAGGTGGTAGTTGGAGACAAGGCCAACTTGAAGGAAGAACTCACTCGATTGAACTCTCAAGAAAGTACCATTGCATCTTTAGAAAGAAAGCTTGATAATGTTCAAAAATCAATTGACGTATTGGTTGGTTCCTTTTCTGGAAGCGAAGAAACTCCAGAGTTTAAGACccaagtgaagaagaagaagaaaaaaatacttCCTTTTGCATTGAGCAGCAACGCTAACATGCAAAATATTATTTGGTCCCCATGCTCACCTCTGCCCCCATCTCAGAACAGAACGGATAATGAAATTGAGAACAGGGTGCCTGATAATAATGTTACAGCGTCTAGTGGCAACACAATGTCCAGGCCTTGTGCCACTACTCCACCAAAGAGTGATAGGAATAGCGTCTCATCAAGGGAGGGAACTCCAGCTTCGCAACAACCAAATTCAATTGATGTAAAGAAAATGCAGAGGATGTTCAAGAATGCTGCCGAGGAGAACATACGGAGCATCAGAACTTATGTTACCGAGTTAAAGGAACGAGTAGCAAAGCTGCAATACCAAAAGCAGCTTCTGGTTTGCCAG GTACTGGAGATGGAAGCTAACGAGACAGCAAACGACGAGATGGATGTTAGCCATCAATCTTCCATGCCATGGCACTTAGTTTTTGAGGATCAGAGGAAACAAATTATTATGCTATGGCATTTGTGCCATGTATCAATTATACATCGTACacaattttatttgttatttagaGGAGATCCCGCTGATCAGATATACATGGAAGTTGAACTCAGAAGGTTGACTTGGTTAGAACAACATCTGGCAGAGCTTGGAAATGCAAGCCCAGCTCTCCTAGGCGATGATCCGGCAAACTCTGTGTCATCGAG CATCAAGGCTCTTAAACAAGAGAGGGAATACTTGGCAAAGAGAGTGAGCTCAAAACTAACAGCAGAGGAAAGAGAGATGCTTTATGCAAAATGGGAAATCCCACCAGTTGGCAAGCAGAGAAGATTGCAACTGCTGAACAAATTGTGGACTGACCCACTTAACATGCAGAATGTAGAGGAGAGTGCTGCAATCGTGGCGAAGCTCGTAGGATTTTGTGAATCTGGGGAGCATGTTAGcaaggagatgtttgagctgAACTTTGTTAACCCTTGTGATAAGAAAACATGGATGGGATGGAACTTGATCTCAAATCTCGTACATTATCTATAA